In the Primulina tabacum isolate GXHZ01 chromosome 7, ASM2559414v2, whole genome shotgun sequence genome, TCGAAAAATGACAGATGCATCTAATGATGACGAGGGAGTGCGAGAATTCCCCTTGAAACGTAAATCGGTTTCAAAGGAGGAGCCTGAGGCCAAAAGGTTGCAACGTTCTCCAAAAAGCTTAAAACCAAGGGAAGGTGTTTTCGCTGCCTTGTGCTCAACCCTTAGTCAGGCAGTACTACCCAGTAAGAAAACAGCTACTATTGCGTTCAACATTTCCCAGTTGGATGCGAACAAGAACCCTACGGAACCAAATCATGAAGAGAGAGGATATATCAAGTCTTCTGGCAATTGTCAAAATGTTGAAGTGGAAAACCACACTGACACGGAAGAAGCTTCTTCTAGAAGCTTCTCTGATAGTTTGCATGATTCTTCTGACAACAGGCAACGTGGGGATGACTTGCCTTTGCTACAATCAAAGTCCTCACCAGAAATGGCTGTGAATGGATCTTGAGCTGCAATGAATGAGCTTTTTTTGCCATACATGATAGTTTACTTCTACTTAATTCTGGTGGGGTCTGAACGcatcaaattttcaagaaaattcgaCTATATAAACACAGTGAAGGGTACAAACAAACAAAACCCTCGACTCTGGGAGAGGATACTGTACAGTACCATGCAAGCGTGCCGAAGGATGTGTGTTAAGTAGGCTGTTCTTGTTTAGGTTTCATTGGTTTCGGTTCAGTAATTGTGATGATGTAAGAATTTTATTAGCTATAGTTTTGGCTTCTCTAACTGTCCCTTCTGCTGAAGTCGATGTTACGTCTTAGttttatatgaattatatataCATTTGATATAATGTAGGCCAGTAATCTGATTCTGCATATGTAGATTTGGTACAAAATGGCAAATGGTAGGGACCCTGATGGAGGCCAGTTTTGTTTTCCATGTGTATTTCTTCGAGGAAATGTAGATTATGATAGTTGTCAGGAAGATTATGTTCATATGGTTTGGCTGAAGCTCTGTAGCTATTTATATGGGAGTACTGCTGAGATGATTTAGGCAAGAAGAAAATTTGATGTATGAAAGACATAACTAATGTTTCTCTTTATTTTTCTCTCATTCTCCTAACCTCCTTTGTATATCTTTCGTTTTTCTCGGAGGAATACATATACCATGGCTGACTTAATGGTCACGTGGGAAACCTGATGGGTGAAATTAAAGGTGTGGCATGGATAACTGCCCTGAGGTTCCGGTAGCAAGTAGCTTCATATTTTTTTGTCAAGATTGGTTATTGTTTTGATCTAACGTCGCTCTAAAAATCTTGGGGTTTGGAGCCTCGGGGAAAAACGAAAATCAAGAAACATAACAAAACAAATTACTATTGATATCCTTGAAAAGCTTAGGGTTCTATTGCGTCTTTATATCACATAATTTGATAGTCGGGAACACACTTCAACAGATATTAGAAACATTGACCAGAGAGTTCTTATTTTGTGAATTTTGGGTGTTGGGGGAGGGGCTAATATTGTATTTGGAGGAAGTTTTTTTCTGTTGCTATTGTTGATTGATGCTCACTCGGATTTTGGCATGCTTGATGAGCATGTTGACGAGGGGGGGTGAGTTAAGTGGGTTTATAGTTGTGATGATTTGTGAGGGATCAAACTGGACGCAACTGGGTTTGTGCCCTTTTGACTCAAAATGCAATACCCTGTTAGTTAGGTGTCAAAGTCTCACTTATTTTCCtttttgtttttgagagagAGAGAAACGTAGTAGCCTCTTTTTAGTGGGCTTGGCGTAGCGGCTTCCCCCACCAACAATCTATGATGATTTGATTTCACGAATGGTGGAAATGAGAGTGTGGGGGGGCGGGCGGCTATCATCATCTTCCCTCACAAAAGTCGACTTTTGCTCCTCCCCTTTATGTAAGTCAATTCCATCTTCTTGTGACCACCATTTGGTTGTTTCATCTCTTAAGTTTTACGAAATATTTTAGTTATAATTactgtgttattttatttataaatcttATATAATACGTAACTAATTCATCTCGTCTCATAAAATCAAACAAATGTTTGAGATTTTGTAAGCTCCAAATTCCAATCAACGTACCTCTTTCCTTTTCCCCAAAGTACTAGAACGCTAAAATTTATAAACCGTTGGGTTAAATAACATACTCAGTAATTTGAGTACGTGAAGTGATATGGGATGTATAGCAATAAAacgatttttttattaaaaaaaaaaaagtcaaaattatTCTTTTGACTTTGAATATGTTAAATTTGTCAATAAATAGCAACTTTGAGATACCAGCAAAGTCAAACCATGGATATTTCCAATTAGTGACTAAGGATTTTGTTTTAATAATCGGAGTAGTTGATTGATTTTTTTCTCAATAATTGCAGACACGTGATTGATCGATGCTTATCATTAAATCTTTGACAAGTCAGAGTTGCAATGTACGAAATATTTAggggttttttaaaaataatatatttttaaaacttatttattaaaatataacagattctaaaatattatgaaaatatAACAATCCGGAGTTTGAAGTTTCGGATTCACTGTCTCGATCAGACTCCAGACTGACACGGATTCTAAGAAttctattttaattttttttaaaaaaaggaaatCGGCGACGGGTTTACAAAACACCGTCGTTAattcccaaaattttaaaaaaaatttaaaaaatgttcTTTCCtaaacaataataaaataactttatttcccaaacaatatttcataatattgaatcaaaaaatttattattgttttggGATTTAGAAGTTGCGATAACTTTttttaaccgtcgctatttgcgacggtttaaccaaaaaccgtcgttaattcccaaaatttaaaaaaaaaattaagaaatgtTTTTTCCtaaacaataataaaataacgtTATTTCTCAAACAATATTTCATACTATTGAATCAAAGAATTTATTATTGTTTGAGAATCTTAATTGTTTTGGAATTTAGAAGTTGCGGTAACTTTTTTTAACATTGTTGCAATTAAACAAATTAAGATTTTCATGTTTCTcttaaaatatgaaaacaattatttatagCTAGAAAagaatttagaatttttttaacattttttaaacatttcattgTTAAGTTACGGTAAATTTAAAcaattacattatttatactaatgacagtaatttaaatatatttatttatagtaATTAAATTTAGATAATAATAGTATGAATTGTGCACTAATTTTTGCATCCATGtttaaacaaatttttaattcaacatagaatataaatatatattatgatattaattatttaactaatcGTTTATATTGAGATTAATATTTGGAGTATTAgtataatcaaaatatttgtaGTTATTCATATTACAAACATTATCagaaataatatacaaaaaacaaatcaatatagAAAGAAAAAACAGAAATTCGAATTAGACTCGGCGCAATTCTCCCAAATACTCGGTGCAATTTATAGGCACGAAATTGTGTCACAGATTCAAATGAATAAGTAATGCAACAGAAAATCCATGccgtagcgacggtttaaaaaacTGTCGCGGATAGTTTCATAATGTTTTAAAATctgttatattttaataaataagttttaaaaatatattatttttaaaaaaaacccaatATTTAGATAGTCAACTAGGACAAAAAAGTCAAAATGACACTTTTGAAATCATTATATATTAACGTTACTATCATCAGTGCGGAGGCACACAGATCTGTCTTCAGTCCAAAACAAAATCAAAGATGGATTATTTGTCGTTGTTCAAGCTCCTACTGCTCCTCATCATCCTGCACCGTTGTTCGGCCGCCGCCACTTCTTCCTTCCCCAAAGAAGCCCTCCCAACTAAATCAGGCTATCTCACGGTCAACTCCAAAACTGGTTCTGCTATTTTCTACACTTTCTATGAATCTCAAAACGCTTCACTTTCTCAAACACCGATCCTCATCTGGCTTCAAGGTGGCCCCGGATGTTCCTCCATGCTAGCAAACTTCTTCGAACTCGGCCCATGGCTTCTCAACCAAGACCTTTCACTTGAGTACAATCCAAGATCTTGGAATAGGATTTTTGGCCTTCTTTTCCTTGACAATCCAATCGGCACTGGCTTTAGCATTGCTGCTTCGCCTCAAGAAATTCCTAGAAACCAATATGATGTAGCTAAACACCTCTTCGTTGCAATACAAACGTTTATTGGCTTGGACAAGTCATTTAAAACTCGGCCAATTTACTTAACCGGCGAGAGTTATGCTGGGAAATACCTCCCAGCACTTGGATCTTACATAATAGAAATGAATGCCCGTTTGAGGAGGGACAGTAGGGTGAATTTGGGTGGTGTTTCCATAGGAAATGGATTGACTGATCCAGAAATTCAAGTACAAAATCATGCTGTCGTCTCTTACAATTTGGGTCTGATCAATGAAAAGCAAATGTTCCTCTTGGAGAAACTTCAGTCGGAGGCGGTTGGATTTGTCAAAAATGGTAAGTGGAATGAGGCTGCAAATGCAAGAACTAAGGTGTTGAATACACTGACAAACATGACTGGTTTAGCCACTTTGTACGACTTCAGAAGGCTAACCCCTTACCCCAATCGTGTTGTGGTCAAGTTCTTGAACAATGTGGAGGCCAAAAAGGCATTGGGAGTTAAAGAATCAATGGTTTTCGAGCTGTGCAGTGCAGCTGTGGCGGATGCGTTGCACGATGATTTGATGAAGAGTGTGAAGCCTATGGTTGAGTTCTTGATCAAGAACACAAGAGTGCTGTTGTATCAAGGGCAGTGTGACTTAAGAGATGGTGTGGTGTCAACTTCGGATTGGGTAAAGactataaaatgggaagaaatggGTAAGTTCTTGGAAGTGGAAAGGAAGATTTGGAGGATGGATGGGAATTTAGCAGGGTATGTGCAGAAATGGAAGAATTTGACCAATGTTGTAGTACTGAATGCTGGGCATCTCGTGCCTACTGATCAACCTTTGAATTCTCAAGTCATGATAGAAGATTGGCTGTTGGAAAAGGGACTGTTTGCTCCTTAGAACAGTAAAGGAAGAACCACTGATTCTAGATGAAATTCGATTCTGTTGTTATGATAAGAAGTGAGAATAGTTAATTATTGCAAGTTTCCTTAAATGAGAATAAAAGGAGATAATTTGGAAGGTTAATGCAATTTATTCCTTGTAACCTCGTAAAGTTCACTCCCATCCTCGCCTTACTCAACCCCATGCATATGAATATTCAATTTCAGTATTTGTCGATTTTCATTCTCTCTTTTTAGCATGCAACTTGGCTGCCCATGTTAGAAGTCGATACAAACAATGAAACATCACGATTAGAATCGGAAGCATATCAAAATGGCACGAACACACACACGCATATCACGACATAAGTTGTGTAGGTAAAAAAAAATGAGGAAATTTCAAAATGTACACACATACGGAATAAATAATGGTGGAATGATTCACATAATTAACATACGTAAAAAAACAGCAGCTTCTgttttttcatcatttttcaaACATTTTGCAGTGGAGGGGCTCTACCAAATTTGGAGAGTTGCAATTTGCCTCCTTCTCAATTGATATCATGATACACGGATCCAACTTTCTTCTAACTTTGATCACATGCTCCAGCCTGTCAGTTCGTCCAATCATACTCGTTAACGTGTGTAGGGAGCATACACAGCCACAGCTTCATCATCATCCAGATCAAACAAGTTTTCCCTAAGATCCAACATATCTGCTACCGCAACTACTTTGAAACAAAAGCTCAAGTTCAAGGACTGAGCAAGCCCAGTAAGTCGTCTACCATTCTCCTGTAAAACTGTTTTATTTGATTCACTACCCATGGCAGTGATCTTGAGATTAGTTATGGGACATTTACTTCGCCCCACAAGAGCCTGCATCAAAATCGTGCATTGTATGTATGCCACACCTGATACCAAGATATATCAATGATATGGAGCTTACTCGATTCCTCCACATGATCTACTACGGCTTGTACTCTAACAAATTTGGCAATTTGAGATATAGAAAGCTTCTTGTGGAATGGAATCAAAGACGACTCCGTACACTTCAACATCTCTAACAGATATACACATTTCTTCCCCAAACTGTTTGTTGTTATACTTCCTGTTTCTCTGTCAATCTTCTCGTATAAAGCTTCAGTGAAATAAAACACTGGTTTTTGAAGGAGTTCCTGTAAAAGAACTCATTCTGTGCAAGATCTTGGTTGCACGCTGTTATATGTTGTTCCTTACTTGCTCTGCACAAGACAAGATCCTGGACTAGTTAAACTTCTTCAGAATGGCCTGACATTATTAAACTAGCATTGAGGTCCCGTTGATATTCTTAGATGTTGACTGGATGAGTTTCTCTGCAGCCAATTCGATTATCATTTGAATAGACATATTTGGATCAGTAATATCGGTGGATTTTATGTCTTGGGCTGAGTTTATTTGTAGTCTCCGGCTTGCATGCTTCCTAAGAATCTCAAAAGATTGTATCCACATACGATGTTTTATCCTTGGATTCATCAGGCATGGCGTTAGAATTTTGTACCTTTGATGATTAAATCACtaggctccaactaatccggtatgacggatctagctcttgatgGATTCCTACGAACGATCTTCAAAAGCTCATTTGTTTATtcttctaattaggtccacgactagatggtttgatcctcttctaaattgcactagaaaatttagAAGAAGTTTTGCGTTGGAGATCAAATATCGAGAGACGGTTCAATCTTAGAATTTCTTCAAAGTGGCCGAAAATATTTAGGAGAGGATGAGAGcctttttttagaaaattgcaaggaatggaggctagggttttcaaaaattatgaatgaattaaattaaactctaagcctaatacacatatatataagcttagggtccattaattaaattaaatatttaatggacttaatcaattaattattctagtccaactagtttaattaattaattaatattttaaagtccAATAaagaaccttaataatatgtatgttggtcttgtactccAACAAGCTCATTATACATATACCTATTACATTTAGTTTAATCCCCTTATAAATTGaagatttgaatttaatatttaaattataaattcaactccttgaatttatcacatctaaaatttaatatttaataaactcaacttttgagcttaataaattaaatcctcaaattttataaattcaactccttgaatttattctctccaaatttcataaattcaactccttgaatttactatatcataatataaattcaattccttgaatctattctctcaacgagaacaaacgatccagtgcttgtgtgaccctcaatggttcagagatacagctagccgtgggttcacaactctttgtgattcagaataacatttattcttattcgggcttaccctagttagccccattcttttcatcaataccttgattaagaatgtcagaacttatttctgattgcacccatcggatcat is a window encoding:
- the LOC142551105 gene encoding serine carboxypeptidase-like 50 is translated as MDYLSLFKLLLLLIILHRCSAAATSSFPKEALPTKSGYLTVNSKTGSAIFYTFYESQNASLSQTPILIWLQGGPGCSSMLANFFELGPWLLNQDLSLEYNPRSWNRIFGLLFLDNPIGTGFSIAASPQEIPRNQYDVAKHLFVAIQTFIGLDKSFKTRPIYLTGESYAGKYLPALGSYIIEMNARLRRDSRVNLGGVSIGNGLTDPEIQVQNHAVVSYNLGLINEKQMFLLEKLQSEAVGFVKNGKWNEAANARTKVLNTLTNMTGLATLYDFRRLTPYPNRVVVKFLNNVEAKKALGVKESMVFELCSAAVADALHDDLMKSVKPMVEFLIKNTRVLLYQGQCDLRDGVVSTSDWVKTIKWEEMGKFLEVERKIWRMDGNLAGYVQKWKNLTNVVVLNAGHLVPTDQPLNSQVMIEDWLLEKGLFAP